In Argonema galeatum A003/A1, the following proteins share a genomic window:
- a CDS encoding DUF305 domain-containing protein, producing MNFKPMRPISVRTSLLATVIAIASLSGILTACSTASQNQVQAPNTPPASTASSKQDKGQSTGMEHGSGMNHSMAMNLGSADAEYDLRFIDAMTPHHQGAVTMAKEAQQKSQRPEIKKLADDIIKAQNKEINQLKQWRKAWYPQASSTPMMHDAQMGKMMPMSQKQMKGMMMDMNLGVADAEFDLRFINAMIPHHEGAIMMAQDAPSKSKRPEIKRLAQDIITSQKAEIEQMKQWRQAWYKK from the coding sequence ATGAACTTCAAACCTATGCGACCAATTTCAGTGAGAACTAGCTTGTTAGCAACCGTTATAGCGATCGCTTCTCTGAGTGGAATCCTTACAGCCTGTTCTACTGCCTCCCAAAACCAAGTTCAAGCTCCAAACACTCCCCCTGCAAGCACTGCTAGTAGCAAGCAGGACAAGGGGCAAAGCACTGGTATGGAGCATGGCAGCGGCATGAATCATAGCATGGCAATGAATTTAGGCTCTGCTGATGCTGAATACGATCTGCGATTCATCGATGCCATGACCCCACACCATCAAGGGGCAGTAACGATGGCAAAGGAAGCGCAGCAGAAGTCTCAACGCCCTGAAATTAAAAAGCTAGCAGACGACATTATCAAAGCTCAAAACAAAGAGATTAATCAGTTGAAACAGTGGCGCAAAGCATGGTATCCCCAGGCAAGTAGCACCCCAATGATGCACGACGCTCAGATGGGTAAGATGATGCCGATGTCTCAAAAGCAGATGAAGGGCATGATGATGGACATGAACTTAGGAGTGGCTGATGCTGAGTTCGATCTGCGCTTTATCAATGCAATGATTCCGCACCATGAAGGCGCAATAATGATGGCTCAAGATGCGCCCAGTAAGTCTAAACGTCCGGAAATCAAGCGACTAGCTCAAGATATTATCACTTCACAAAAGGCAGA
- a CDS encoding DM13 domain-containing protein: MKLKYLAMLGAGVILSVGLATEVSSNQGSIALAQRSAEMSVQSGTFMNGEHPTQGIARIIVENGKRYLVLGNTFKTNNGPDLYVILHRSDAPPISGIRRQDYVSIGRLQKVSGMQRYAIPANVNLTNFRSVAIWCRRFNATFGYAALGG, translated from the coding sequence ATGAAACTGAAATATCTAGCAATGCTTGGTGCAGGTGTCATTTTAAGCGTTGGCTTGGCAACAGAAGTTAGCTCAAATCAGGGTTCGATCGCGCTAGCCCAAAGGTCGGCAGAGATGTCTGTACAATCGGGCACGTTTATGAATGGAGAACATCCCACTCAGGGAATAGCCCGTATAATCGTAGAAAATGGTAAACGCTACTTAGTGTTAGGTAATACGTTTAAAACAAACAACGGCCCCGATTTATATGTAATTTTGCATCGTTCTGATGCACCGCCAATATCGGGAATTAGGAGACAAGATTATGTGAGCATCGGGCGCTTGCAAAAAGTGAGCGGTATGCAACGCTATGCTATTCCTGCCAATGTTAATCTAACGAACTTTCGCTCTGTAGCAATCTGGTGTCGCCGATTCAACGCCACTTTCGGTTATGCTGCTTTGGGTGGGTAA
- a CDS encoding DUF4079 domain-containing protein: protein MELKDFLALIHPALAVVVVFPLIGMVVNFAWQTRQRRLQTAGKDKSKIPPSVGLEHVKLGRWLTGSVVGLTLVGLAYPIFEHILSDRIWSKAPLQVAFIALMFLDTIASLILLNVAKKKLWRGIFATLTGAGLVILGCQDGVFRRTNEWYWSHYYIGITAALLMIFALAIQQDIYQDKSNRWRTLHIILNSFAVLLFVGQGLTGTRDLLDIPLSWQKPYIYTCDFNNKTCPTPAPALGARG, encoded by the coding sequence ATGGAACTCAAAGATTTTCTGGCTCTTATTCATCCGGCTTTAGCAGTCGTAGTAGTCTTCCCCTTAATTGGTATGGTGGTTAATTTTGCATGGCAGACGCGCCAGCGCAGATTGCAAACCGCTGGCAAAGACAAAAGCAAAATCCCGCCTAGTGTTGGCCTAGAACACGTTAAACTGGGTCGCTGGCTGACTGGCTCAGTCGTGGGGCTGACTTTGGTGGGACTGGCATATCCGATTTTTGAACATATTTTGAGCGATCGCATCTGGAGTAAAGCACCTTTGCAAGTCGCCTTCATCGCCCTGATGTTTTTGGATACGATCGCTTCGCTGATATTGCTCAACGTGGCCAAGAAGAAGCTGTGGCGCGGGATTTTTGCTACTTTGACAGGGGCAGGTTTAGTTATTCTCGGTTGCCAAGATGGGGTTTTTAGGCGCACCAATGAATGGTATTGGTCTCATTACTACATCGGCATCACAGCCGCCCTGCTGATGATTTTCGCCTTAGCCATTCAACAAGATATTTATCAAGATAAATCGAATCGCTGGCGAACCCTTCATATCATTTTGAACAGTTTTGCCGTCTTACTCTTTGTGGGACAGGGGTTAACGGGTACGAGGGATTTGCTGGATATCCCTTTAAGCTGGCAGAAACCCTATATTTACACCTGCGATTTTAATAACAAAACTTGTCCGACACCAGCACCAGCGCTAGGGGCTAGGGGCTAG
- a CDS encoding pentapeptide repeat-containing protein yields the protein MDANELLRRYAAGERDFSGANLIGANLERANLVGANFSGTYLATANLSRACLTGANLSRAFLHRADLRFAKINEAILTEADLTKANLKGAYLVKSLLTGTRLSGAILSGVNLRLANLQGVNLCGADLRGINLRSANLVNANLNWANLSEARLSGALLRGASLNGVNLSRALLNGVNLNSVDLDGVNLSESKLSGANLSGANLSAANLSNAQLRVSLLARSNLHAANLTGATLAKADLCEANLTKADLSYADLSEADLTGAKLNVARLSEADLTKASLRGAYLWGANLNVAQLRGADFSGASLCGAYIEGADWQEAILRGATMPDGTLHE from the coding sequence ATGGACGCTAATGAACTACTCAGACGCTATGCAGCAGGAGAAAGAGATTTTAGTGGAGCCAATTTAATTGGAGCGAACCTGGAAAGAGCCAACCTGGTAGGGGCAAACTTTTCAGGCACATATTTAGCAACGGCTAACCTCAGTCGAGCTTGCCTCACGGGAGCAAATCTCAGTCGGGCTTTCCTGCACCGGGCAGATCTACGTTTTGCCAAAATCAACGAAGCCATCCTCACAGAGGCAGACTTGACAAAAGCCAACCTCAAAGGAGCATACCTAGTCAAGTCGCTGCTTACGGGTACAAGACTTAGCGGAGCCATCCTCTCAGGAGTAAACCTGCGTTTGGCGAATTTGCAAGGCGTCAACCTGTGTGGGGCAGATTTGCGCGGGATTAATTTGCGATCGGCCAACCTGGTGAATGCCAACCTAAATTGGGCAAACCTGAGTGAAGCCAGATTGAGCGGTGCTTTGCTCAGGGGAGCATCACTCAATGGTGTTAACCTGAGTAGGGCGTTGTTGAATGGCGTAAACCTCAATAGTGTAGATCTAGATGGGGTCAACTTGAGCGAGTCAAAACTGAGTGGAGCCAACTTGAGTGGAGCTAACCTTTCAGCCGCCAACCTGAGTAACGCTCAGCTGCGGGTGTCGCTGCTGGCCCGATCGAATCTTCATGCCGCCAACCTTACTGGCGCAACACTCGCTAAGGCAGATTTATGTGAGGCGAATCTAACTAAAGCAGACTTATCATACGCCGATCTCAGCGAAGCCGACTTAACAGGGGCTAAGCTGAATGTAGCAAGATTGTCTGAGGCAGACTTGACTAAGGCGAGTCTGCGGGGAGCTTACCTGTGGGGAGCCAACCTGAATGTGGCACAGCTGCGGGGCGCAGATTTTAGCGGAGCTAGCCTGTGCGGGGCATACATCGAAGGGGCAGACTGGCAGGAGGCAATCCTCAGAGGTGCGACGATGCCGGATGGCACGCTACACGAGTAA